A single Dethiosulfovibrio peptidovorans DNA region contains:
- a CDS encoding peptidase M20, whose protein sequence is MREGVAGTMEEMIRIRRELHRHPEAGWTEFWTTAYVAGALEAMGYDVAVGRSVVDENSIMGRPEDLEPFIQRAVSQGADPRWLREMDGYTGAVAIVETGRPGPTVALRFDIDSVETTEADGGAHLPFQKGFASQNPGCMHACGHDGHTAIGLALARFLMEEKNRLRGRIKLLFQPAEEGVRGGYAMTARGLLDDVDFFVAAHLGLGFPTGTIVAGTRGFLCTTKFDVTYRGQGAHAGAEPHKGKNALLAAATAAVNLHGIAPHKDGLSRVNVGVLQAGEGRNVVPSRASMKVETRGETNDIAQYVYGRAETIVRSAAEMYDVGWHVTKMGEAITASSDPEAVEVVVRAAQDAEGVMHVLAEALMSGSDDATWMMDRVQRRGGVATYVIVGADCSAGHHNEAFDFDERAMGIGLDVLAGVVSDVAKID, encoded by the coding sequence ATGAGAGAGGGGGTTGCAGGTACTATGGAGGAGATGATCCGAATTCGTCGGGAACTCCACCGTCATCCCGAGGCGGGATGGACCGAGTTCTGGACCACCGCCTACGTAGCCGGTGCCCTGGAAGCCATGGGCTACGATGTGGCTGTGGGGCGGTCGGTGGTGGATGAGAACTCGATCATGGGGCGTCCCGAGGATCTGGAGCCCTTTATCCAACGGGCGGTTAGCCAGGGTGCCGACCCCCGGTGGCTACGGGAGATGGATGGCTATACCGGCGCCGTCGCTATTGTGGAGACAGGGCGTCCTGGACCGACTGTGGCCCTGCGGTTTGATATAGACTCGGTGGAGACAACCGAGGCTGATGGGGGGGCTCATCTGCCGTTTCAGAAGGGGTTTGCGTCTCAAAACCCCGGATGTATGCACGCTTGTGGTCACGATGGCCACACCGCTATAGGGCTGGCTCTGGCACGATTCCTCATGGAGGAGAAAAATCGGCTCCGAGGTCGGATCAAGCTTCTCTTTCAGCCGGCCGAGGAGGGCGTTCGTGGCGGATACGCCATGACGGCCAGGGGGCTTCTGGACGACGTGGATTTCTTCGTGGCTGCCCATCTGGGCTTGGGCTTCCCCACCGGAACGATCGTTGCCGGTACCAGGGGGTTCCTGTGTACTACCAAGTTTGACGTGACCTATCGGGGGCAGGGAGCCCATGCCGGAGCCGAGCCCCACAAGGGGAAAAACGCTCTGTTGGCCGCCGCTACGGCTGCCGTCAACCTTCACGGCATTGCCCCTCATAAGGATGGTCTCAGTCGAGTCAATGTAGGTGTGCTTCAGGCTGGGGAGGGACGAAACGTGGTACCATCCCGGGCGTCCATGAAGGTGGAGACCCGGGGCGAAACCAACGACATTGCCCAGTACGTCTACGGTCGGGCCGAGACCATCGTTCGCTCGGCAGCAGAAATGTACGACGTGGGGTGGCACGTGACCAAGATGGGGGAGGCCATCACAGCCTCAAGTGATCCCGAGGCGGTGGAGGTGGTCGTTCGGGCGGCTCAAGACGCGGAGGGGGTGATGCATGTACTGGCTGAGGCTCTCATGAGCGGCAGCGACGACGCCACTTGGATGATGGATCGGGTGCAGCGTCGAGGAGGTGTGGCGACGTATGTCATCGTCGGGGCCGACTGTTCGGCGGGGCATCACAACGAGGCTTTTGATTTTGACGAACGAGCCATGGGGATAGGTCTTGATGTCCTGGCAGGTGTCGTCTCCGACGTTGCCAAGATCGATTAA
- a CDS encoding peptidase M20, with translation MERVRQLEKKYRKLYMSYRETIHRHPELSYHEERTAALVANVLKDIPIEVRTGVGGHGVVGVLRGRGDGPVVGLRADMDALSIQEKTDVPWRSEVDGVMHACGHDTHTAMLLGVAHVLADLAEQFDGTVVFLFQPAEESAPTGGAPYMIADGALNDPKVDVVLGLHVWPTLKTGTIGLQPGAVSAASDRLRITVHGKASHASMPNLGTDAVVAGSAMVMALQTIVSRNISGTQAAVLTLGTVSGGDRYNIVADKVTYDGTVRTFDPAVRADMDRLIHRVAEGTCLSLGARCEVDYQYGYPSTMNDPQVTARAQEVVSVLLGEENLLSGLPVHPGGEDFAFFAEKVPSAFAWLGCCPRDVPLSDMPPIHNDRFLPDPEALPLGVAYLSAGALEFMKGAAPS, from the coding sequence ATGGAAAGAGTGCGGCAGTTGGAAAAAAAATACAGGAAACTGTATATGAGCTATCGGGAAACTATCCATCGCCATCCCGAGTTGAGCTATCATGAGGAGCGAACGGCGGCTTTGGTGGCCAATGTCTTGAAAGATATCCCCATAGAAGTCCGTACCGGAGTTGGAGGACACGGAGTTGTCGGGGTTCTCCGGGGACGGGGGGATGGACCTGTGGTCGGTCTTCGAGCCGACATGGACGCCCTGTCCATTCAGGAGAAAACCGATGTTCCCTGGCGATCCGAGGTCGACGGTGTCATGCACGCCTGTGGTCACGATACCCATACGGCAATGCTCCTGGGAGTAGCTCATGTTCTGGCAGACTTGGCCGAACAGTTCGACGGAACAGTGGTGTTCCTTTTTCAGCCTGCGGAGGAGTCGGCTCCCACCGGTGGAGCTCCCTACATGATCGCCGATGGGGCTCTGAATGATCCTAAGGTGGACGTGGTACTGGGGCTCCACGTCTGGCCTACCCTGAAAACCGGGACCATCGGCCTTCAGCCCGGGGCTGTCTCCGCCGCATCTGATCGTCTCAGGATAACGGTCCACGGTAAGGCCTCTCACGCCTCCATGCCCAACCTGGGTACGGATGCCGTGGTGGCGGGCTCGGCTATGGTGATGGCCCTGCAGACCATCGTTTCACGAAACATCAGTGGGACCCAGGCGGCCGTGCTCACCCTGGGGACGGTCTCCGGCGGTGATCGATATAATATCGTGGCCGATAAGGTGACCTACGACGGAACCGTCAGGACCTTCGACCCCGCCGTTCGAGCCGATATGGACCGGCTGATCCATCGGGTCGCTGAGGGAACGTGTCTGAGCCTGGGTGCCCGATGTGAGGTTGACTATCAGTACGGCTATCCCTCGACTATGAACGATCCTCAGGTGACTGCCCGCGCACAGGAAGTTGTCTCTGTCCTTTTGGGAGAAGAGAATCTCCTGAGTGGTTTGCCGGTCCATCCTGGCGGTGAGGATTTTGCCTTCTTTGCCGAGAAGGTCCCATCGGCTTTTGCCTGGCTGGGGTGTTGCCCTCGGGATGTCCCTTTGAGTGACATGCCCCCCATCCACAACGACCGCTTCCTGCCGGATCCCGAGGCCCTCCCCCTGGGTGTCGCGTACCTGTCTGCTGGAGCTCTGGAGTTTATGAAAGGAGCCGCCCCGTCATGA
- a CDS encoding transcriptional regulator: MASDENRALKKAGLRATSCRIALLRELKRRKTPVTHGDLERAESLKDFDRVTLYRTLNVLEERGLLHRVLGLDGVWRHCRHDSHPKGCPGDHIHLVCTNCGKMICLDDQPLPIIKAPDGWTVTGKQCVGYGLCGECIKEDEENVNALHITSYQGAR, translated from the coding sequence ATGGCCTCTGACGAAAATCGAGCGCTCAAAAAGGCCGGCCTTCGAGCCACATCTTGCCGAATCGCCTTGCTTCGGGAGCTGAAACGTCGGAAGACCCCTGTGACCCATGGAGACCTGGAGAGAGCCGAGAGTCTGAAGGATTTTGATCGGGTGACCCTGTACAGGACCCTGAACGTGCTTGAAGAACGGGGACTACTACACCGGGTTCTTGGGTTGGATGGAGTTTGGCGTCATTGTCGGCACGATTCTCACCCCAAAGGCTGCCCCGGTGATCACATACATCTCGTCTGCACGAACTGCGGCAAGATGATTTGCCTTGATGACCAGCCTTTGCCAATAATCAAAGCTCCCGATGGATGGACCGTCACGGGGAAACAGTGTGTGGGATACGGCCTCTGCGGCGAGTGTATCAAAGAAGATGAGGAAAACGTGAATGCCCTTCACATCACCTCATACCAGGGAGCACGCTGA
- a CDS encoding phosphohydrolase has translation MTIGALIPAAGLSSRMGLCKTSMDLLGRPTLTWVVGSLHTAGIQCLVVTGHWRDEVAPLARSMGCQMVHNPNYRQGMFSSVVTGFKAMPLHWDRIFLLPADIPLVRPATLRRLTRQEGSVIYPTFNGQRGHPPLLHRDITSVVLDWYGEDGLRGALRSFESRAIQVPVSDQGTILDMDDQDDLKKIREMARRRDIPTSDERWALESLAGTPERVRRHEAKVAETAAILGNAAKRAGLPIDQEALIAAGLLHDLCRIEKDHGAAGASMLREHGFELLANIVAHHMDYPYRGVLDEGAILYLADKLTCDDRLCSLDERLQRMLSKFQDRPTARESAKRRLAKARSILNDMADLIGNDPMKFLR, from the coding sequence GTGACAATCGGCGCCCTGATCCCAGCAGCCGGCCTCTCTTCCCGGATGGGCCTGTGTAAAACCTCAATGGACCTCCTGGGACGACCGACTCTGACCTGGGTCGTGGGATCCCTCCATACGGCAGGAATCCAGTGCCTGGTCGTCACCGGTCACTGGCGGGACGAGGTGGCCCCCCTGGCTCGTTCTATGGGATGCCAGATGGTCCACAATCCCAACTACCGTCAGGGGATGTTCTCGTCGGTGGTGACCGGCTTCAAAGCCATGCCGCTCCACTGGGATCGCATCTTTCTCCTCCCAGCTGACATTCCTCTCGTCCGTCCTGCGACCTTGCGACGATTGACCAGACAGGAGGGCTCCGTGATCTACCCCACCTTTAACGGACAGAGGGGACACCCTCCCCTGCTCCATCGGGACATTACCTCCGTCGTCCTGGACTGGTACGGAGAGGACGGGCTTCGGGGTGCTCTGAGAAGCTTCGAAAGCCGAGCGATCCAGGTTCCCGTGTCCGACCAGGGGACGATCCTTGACATGGACGACCAGGACGACCTGAAGAAGATTCGAGAGATGGCCAGACGGAGGGATATCCCCACCTCAGACGAGCGTTGGGCGCTGGAGTCACTGGCGGGTACCCCCGAACGGGTGAGGCGCCACGAGGCGAAAGTGGCCGAAACAGCCGCTATCCTGGGGAATGCCGCAAAACGGGCGGGACTCCCCATAGACCAGGAGGCTCTCATCGCAGCGGGGCTCCTCCACGATCTGTGTCGTATCGAGAAAGACCACGGCGCTGCCGGGGCCTCCATGCTCCGTGAACACGGTTTCGAGCTTCTGGCAAACATCGTGGCCCACCACATGGACTACCCCTACCGAGGAGTACTGGACGAAGGGGCCATCCTCTACCTGGCCGACAAGCTCACCTGCGACGACAGGCTTTGCTCGTTGGACGAACGCCTTCAGAGGATGCTGTCCAAGTTTCAAGACCGTCCAACGGCTCGGGAAAGCGCCAAAAGACGACTGGCAAAGGCCCGGAGCATACTGAACGACATGGCCGACCTGATTGGGAACGATCCAATGAAATTCCTTCGATGA